The Sulfitobacter guttiformis genome contains a region encoding:
- a CDS encoding tetratricopeptide repeat protein, whose product MSNSDGFIEEVTEELRRDQMMATLRRYGWIAVLAVFAIVGGAAYSEYSKAQTRAQAEALGDAMLAALDSPEPEARVTALQAVDAVDPQAAAVLALLTASEQVAAEDLDGAVASLDAVAVNGDIPEIYRQIAQFKALTLQAETMPAADRKQGFEALGAAGGNLSLLAQEQLALIAIQEGDIEGAIATYQAVLSDAGVTPDLQQRALQVIVALGGEPDLSGAPLDENNG is encoded by the coding sequence ATGAGTAACAGCGACGGATTTATCGAAGAAGTCACAGAAGAATTGCGCCGCGACCAGATGATGGCGACGCTCCGGCGCTATGGCTGGATTGCCGTGCTGGCGGTTTTTGCGATTGTGGGCGGTGCGGCCTATTCAGAGTATTCAAAGGCGCAGACCCGTGCACAAGCCGAAGCGCTAGGCGATGCAATGCTCGCAGCGCTGGACAGCCCAGAGCCTGAGGCGCGGGTCACGGCTTTGCAGGCCGTCGATGCGGTAGACCCGCAGGCTGCTGCGGTGCTGGCGCTGCTCACGGCCTCCGAGCAGGTGGCCGCCGAAGACCTCGACGGCGCTGTGGCCAGCCTTGATGCCGTTGCCGTCAATGGGGATATCCCCGAGATCTACCGACAGATTGCACAATTCAAGGCCCTGACACTTCAGGCCGAAACGATGCCTGCTGCAGATCGCAAGCAGGGGTTCGAAGCATTGGGCGCAGCAGGCGGCAACTTGAGCCTGTTGGCGCAGGAGCAACTTGCACTGATCGCCATTCAGGAAGGCGATATCGAGGGTGCCATTGCAACCTATCAGGCTGTCCTGAGTGATGCGGGTGTGACACCGGACTTGCAACAACGTGCATTGCAGGTGATTGTAGCGCTGGGTGGGGAGCCGGATCTAAGCGGCGCGCCCCTCGACGAAAATAACGGATGA
- a CDS encoding tryptophan-rich sensory protein gives MSRPLTAILVFLFAVLFAVSPVFVPNFGGFDPDQFPVPQIDPPVQPEGYAFAIWGMIYLWLIAGLGFGVWKRRDNAAWHPMRVALIPSLAVGSIWLAVAVASPVWAAVLIWIMLVSSLVALFRTPVQDKWFAALPLGLYAGWLSAASCVSLGLLAAGYGFVDSTTAAVGAIIVALVLASAVQNKLARAPTYGVAVIWALVGVVVHNFVVPNVTVAALAAGGAIAMIVPTFKAWRADR, from the coding sequence ATGTCACGTCCCCTCACCGCGATTTTAGTGTTTCTTTTTGCGGTGCTTTTTGCCGTGTCACCCGTATTTGTGCCTAATTTTGGCGGATTCGATCCCGACCAGTTCCCGGTACCTCAGATTGATCCGCCGGTGCAGCCTGAGGGATACGCCTTTGCAATCTGGGGGATGATTTACCTGTGGTTGATCGCAGGTTTAGGTTTTGGTGTCTGGAAACGGCGCGACAATGCAGCTTGGCACCCGATGCGCGTCGCGCTGATCCCCTCGCTGGCGGTAGGTTCTATCTGGCTTGCGGTGGCGGTGGCCAGTCCGGTCTGGGCCGCAGTCCTGATCTGGATCATGCTGGTTTCGTCGCTGGTTGCGCTGTTCCGCACACCTGTTCAGGACAAATGGTTCGCGGCACTACCTTTGGGTCTTTATGCAGGCTGGCTAAGCGCGGCGTCCTGCGTCTCGTTAGGGTTGCTTGCGGCGGGGTACGGGTTCGTCGACAGCACGACGGCGGCAGTTGGCGCGATTATCGTCGCCCTCGTTCTCGCCTCGGCGGTTCAAAACAAACTGGCCCGCGCTCCAACCTACGGGGTTGCAGTGATCTGGGCGCTCGTCGGTGTCGTGGTGCACAACTTTGTAGTGCCAAACGTGACGGTCGCAGCACTGGCCGCAGGCGGGGCAATCGCGATGATTGTCCCTACCTTCAAAGCATGGCGTGCAGACAGATAG
- the serS gene encoding serine--tRNA ligase, with the protein MHDIRAIRDNPDAFDAALARRGDAALSASILTLDSSRRAKIQAAETAQADQNSASKLVGAAKASGNEAEFERLRALVSEKKAEVAAMQSEAKELDVQLTDMLARIPNMPADDVPMGADENDNVEVKKWGDVPVFDFEPKEHYDLGSVAASMDFETAAKTSGARFVMLKRGVARIHRALAQFMLDTHVDENGLTEVNSPVMVRDEAMYGTDKLPKFGDDSYRTTEGMWLVPTSEVPLTYTVAGDTLDAADLPRRMTSHTLCFRSEAGSAGRDTSGMLRQHQFEKVEMVSITLPEASDDEQKRMLACAEGILEKLGVPYRTVLLCTGDMGFGARRTFDIEAWLPGQNAYREISSVSTTGDFQARRMNARFKPADGGKPQFVHTLNGSGLAVGRCLIAVLENGQQADGTVILPAVLAPYLGGKTTLALDGILS; encoded by the coding sequence ATGCATGACATCCGTGCGATACGCGACAATCCCGATGCTTTTGATGCCGCCCTTGCGCGGCGCGGCGATGCGGCGCTGTCTGCCTCCATTCTGACGCTCGATTCTTCGCGGCGCGCAAAAATTCAGGCGGCCGAAACAGCACAGGCCGACCAGAACTCTGCCTCGAAGCTTGTGGGCGCCGCGAAAGCATCCGGCAATGAGGCAGAATTCGAACGCCTGCGCGCATTAGTGTCCGAGAAGAAGGCCGAAGTTGCCGCGATGCAATCCGAGGCCAAGGAGTTGGATGTGCAACTCACTGATATGCTGGCGCGCATTCCGAACATGCCCGCTGACGATGTGCCGATGGGTGCCGATGAGAATGATAATGTCGAAGTGAAAAAATGGGGCGATGTTCCGGTGTTCGATTTTGAACCAAAGGAGCACTACGACCTAGGTAGTGTTGCCGCTTCCATGGATTTCGAGACCGCAGCCAAAACATCCGGTGCGCGCTTTGTCATGCTCAAGCGCGGCGTGGCACGTATCCACCGTGCGCTGGCGCAATTCATGCTTGATACGCATGTCGACGAGAATGGCCTGACGGAGGTAAACTCCCCCGTGATGGTGCGCGACGAGGCGATGTATGGCACCGACAAGCTGCCCAAATTCGGTGATGACAGCTACCGCACGACCGAAGGCATGTGGTTGGTGCCGACCTCCGAAGTGCCGCTGACCTATACAGTTGCGGGCGATACACTGGATGCAGCAGATCTGCCGCGCCGGATGACCTCCCATACGCTGTGCTTTCGCTCCGAAGCGGGGAGTGCGGGCCGCGATACCTCCGGTATGCTGCGCCAGCATCAGTTCGAAAAGGTCGAGATGGTCTCGATCACCCTGCCCGAAGCCTCCGACGACGAGCAAAAGAGGATGCTGGCCTGTGCAGAGGGGATATTGGAAAAGCTCGGCGTGCCCTATCGTACGGTTCTATTGTGTACCGGTGATATGGGATTTGGCGCGCGACGCACCTTTGATATAGAGGCATGGCTCCCCGGCCAGAATGCCTACCGCGAAATCAGCTCCGTTTCCACGACGGGTGATTTTCAGGCACGGCGCATGAATGCGCGGTTCAAACCCGCAGACGGCGGCAAGCCACAGTTTGTGCACACGCTCAATGGATCGGGCCTTGCTGTCGGGCGTTGCCTGATTGCGGTGCTTGAAAATGGCCAGCAGGCGGATGGCACGGTGATCCTGCCTGCTGTTCTTGCTCCCTATCTCGGAGGCAAAACGACCCTCGCCCTCGACGGGATACTTTCATAA
- the der gene encoding ribosome biogenesis GTPase Der: MSFTLAIVGRPNVGKSTLFNRLVGRRLALVDDQPGVTRDLREGAAKLADLRFTVIDTAGLEEVTDDSLQGRMRRLTERAVDMADVCLFMVDARVGITPSDLVFAEILRKRSAHVVLVANKAEGNAAEAGVLEAYSLGLGEPIRLSAEHGEGLTDLYTVLMPLADGFAESRPDETPEIDVDLSEEDGDDMDVVPVPTRAKPLQVAVVGRPNAGKSTLINQIVKEDRLLTGPEAGITRDAISLMTEWAGPDGVAVPMRIFDTAGMRKKAKIQEKLEKLSVSDGLRAVKFAEVVVVLLDAEIPFEQQDLRIADLAEREGRAVVIAVNKWDVEEDKQGKLKELKESFERLLPQLRGAPLITVSAKTGRGLDRLQQAIMRAYDMWNRRVTTAQLNRWLSGMLEAHPPPAPQGKRIKMKYMTQAKTRPPGFVVMCSHPDKVPESYNRYLVNGLRVDFDMPGTPIRLWMRGQSEANPYKGRKKAPPSKLRKHIGGKPNDGSR; encoded by the coding sequence ATGTCCTTCACCCTCGCCATTGTGGGCCGTCCCAATGTGGGAAAATCCACGCTGTTCAACCGTCTTGTGGGGCGGCGCCTCGCGTTGGTGGATGACCAGCCGGGTGTGACCCGCGATCTGCGTGAAGGTGCGGCAAAATTGGCCGACTTGCGCTTTACCGTGATTGACACGGCTGGTCTGGAAGAGGTCACCGATGATAGTCTTCAGGGCCGGATGCGCCGTCTGACCGAACGTGCGGTGGATATGGCGGATGTTTGCCTGTTCATGGTTGATGCACGTGTGGGCATCACGCCCTCTGATCTGGTCTTTGCCGAGATCCTGCGCAAACGCTCTGCTCATGTCGTGCTTGTCGCCAACAAGGCCGAAGGCAACGCGGCCGAGGCCGGTGTGCTTGAGGCATATTCGCTGGGTCTGGGTGAGCCGATCCGCCTGTCCGCCGAACATGGCGAGGGTCTGACCGACCTTTATACCGTCCTGATGCCGCTGGCTGATGGCTTTGCCGAAAGTCGTCCCGACGAAACTCCCGAGATTGACGTCGATCTGAGCGAGGAAGACGGCGACGATATGGATGTGGTGCCTGTACCGACCCGCGCCAAACCGTTGCAGGTGGCAGTTGTGGGCAGGCCTAATGCCGGCAAATCAACGTTGATTAACCAGATTGTTAAAGAAGACCGCTTGCTCACAGGACCCGAGGCAGGGATCACGCGCGATGCGATCTCGCTCATGACGGAATGGGCAGGACCGGACGGCGTCGCAGTTCCCATGCGCATCTTTGATACGGCGGGCATGCGTAAAAAGGCAAAGATTCAGGAAAAACTCGAAAAACTCAGTGTGAGTGACGGGCTGCGTGCGGTGAAGTTTGCCGAGGTGGTGGTTGTCCTTCTGGATGCCGAGATCCCGTTCGAGCAACAGGATCTGCGAATTGCCGATCTGGCGGAGCGTGAGGGTCGCGCTGTGGTTATCGCGGTTAACAAATGGGACGTCGAAGAAGACAAACAGGGTAAGCTCAAAGAGCTAAAAGAGAGTTTTGAGCGGCTGCTGCCGCAATTGCGCGGTGCGCCGCTGATCACGGTTTCGGCGAAAACGGGCAGGGGGCTGGACCGCTTGCAACAGGCGATTATGCGCGCTTATGACATGTGGAACCGCCGTGTGACCACCGCACAGCTGAACCGCTGGCTGTCGGGTATGCTTGAGGCGCATCCGCCCCCAGCGCCGCAGGGCAAGCGGATCAAGATGAAATATATGACACAGGCCAAAACCCGGCCTCCCGGTTTTGTGGTGATGTGCAGTCATCCCGACAAGGTGCCCGAAAGCTATAACCGCTATCTGGTCAACGGCTTGCGTGTTGATTTTGATATGCCGGGCACGCCCATCCGTCTTTGGATGCGCGGCCAGTCCGAGGCTAACCCCTACAAAGGCCGCAAGAAAGCGCCGCCTTCCAAGTTGCGCAAACATATCGGTGGCAAGCCGAATGACGGCAGCAGGTAG
- a CDS encoding DUF2235 domain-containing protein: MARIAIFCDGTWSSPTIEQPTHVAHLFGKTRNTNAQHTRYFEGVGTAGKEAGFFRKTAMKFGGGAFGWGLNENIKNAYVALCAQYEAGDEIFIFGFSRGAYTARSLAGMIRKCGIVADPTPETLDEAFHLYRKPGIENHPDALHILQARRKLSPRFATSRSDMEWRAVTPWHNDPSQFHKVEIAYLGIWDTVGSLGVPAPLLGPVAKLWNSKYSFHDTLLTSMVKAARHAVALDERRVFYRPALWDNLEASQGHEGLNKGDRSEARPYQQVWFTGNHAIIGGSASKARALTGQSLLWVAEGAQKAGLDIDMTDLLDRLPDPMADSHTLNQPPPLYVLMGNFLKWRDGPGHAIDLHGSADQRIKGRRDYRPRSLKNLLPELFGGVPNGERDAPGR; this comes from the coding sequence ATGGCACGGATCGCTATTTTTTGCGACGGCACATGGAGCAGCCCGACGATCGAGCAGCCCACCCATGTGGCGCACCTGTTCGGGAAAACCCGCAACACGAACGCCCAGCACACCCGTTATTTCGAGGGCGTAGGCACTGCGGGCAAAGAGGCGGGCTTTTTCCGCAAGACCGCAATGAAATTTGGGGGCGGTGCCTTTGGTTGGGGCCTTAACGAGAATATCAAAAACGCCTATGTGGCCTTGTGCGCCCAATACGAGGCGGGCGACGAGATTTTCATTTTCGGCTTTTCGCGGGGTGCCTATACGGCGCGGTCATTGGCCGGAATGATCCGCAAATGTGGCATCGTTGCTGACCCGACGCCTGAAACACTGGACGAAGCATTTCACCTTTACCGCAAGCCTGGCATCGAGAATCACCCCGATGCGCTCCATATTCTTCAGGCGCGTCGTAAACTGTCGCCGCGTTTTGCAACATCACGCTCTGATATGGAATGGCGGGCTGTAACGCCGTGGCACAACGATCCATCTCAGTTTCACAAGGTCGAGATTGCCTATCTGGGCATTTGGGACACGGTTGGATCGCTGGGGGTTCCTGCGCCATTGTTGGGTCCAGTGGCAAAGCTGTGGAATAGCAAATACAGTTTTCACGATACATTGCTCACCTCGATGGTGAAGGCGGCGCGGCATGCGGTTGCCTTGGACGAGCGGCGGGTATTTTACCGTCCGGCCCTGTGGGACAACCTTGAGGCCTCGCAAGGCCATGAAGGCCTGAACAAAGGGGACCGCAGCGAGGCGCGCCCCTACCAGCAGGTTTGGTTTACGGGTAACCACGCCATCATCGGTGGCTCTGCGTCCAAAGCACGTGCGCTCACGGGGCAGTCTCTTTTATGGGTGGCAGAAGGGGCGCAGAAGGCGGGCTTGGACATTGACATGACAGATCTGCTGGACCGTTTGCCCGATCCGATGGCAGACAGTCACACGCTGAACCAGCCACCGCCGCTGTATGTTCTAATGGGAAATTTCCTGAAATGGCGCGACGGGCCGGGGCATGCCATAGATCTGCATGGCAGTGCAGACCAGCGGATCAAAGGGCGCAGGGATTACCGCCCCCGTTCGCTGAAGAATCTGTTGCCGGAGTTGTTCGGCGGCGTCCCGAATGGGGAAAGGGACGCTCCGGGGCGTTAA
- the yajC gene encoding preprotein translocase subunit YajC, with product MSGIEQFIPLILIFGIMYFLLIRPQQKKLKDHQAMVAGLRRGDQVVTQGGILGKVVKVKDDGELELEIAEGVKVRVIQSTIATVVSKTEPAK from the coding sequence ATGTCAGGCATCGAGCAATTTATTCCGCTGATCCTTATTTTCGGTATCATGTACTTCCTGTTGATCCGTCCCCAGCAAAAGAAGCTGAAAGATCATCAGGCGATGGTTGCAGGCTTGCGCCGCGGGGATCAGGTGGTCACGCAGGGCGGTATTCTGGGTAAGGTTGTAAAGGTTAAAGACGACGGTGAACTCGAGCTTGAGATTGCCGAAGGCGTAAAGGTCCGCGTGATTCAGAGCACGATTGCCACTGTGGTAAGCAAGACCGAACCGGCCAAGTAA
- the secF gene encoding protein translocase subunit SecF, with the protein MRFRLVKQNTNFDFFTRWKLWLGISGLMMVVAFASFLIQGLNFGIDFRGGTTIRTESPRPVIISEYRDAMTTLDLGDITITEVFDPSFGPDQNVAMVRIQAQDEQEAVTAELIQAVEGALKEVRPDIKFISVESVGPKVSGELINTAIIAIILAMGAVLIYIWLRFEWQFAAGAVLALVHDVVLTIGVFSEVQIRFDLAIIAALLTIVGYSLNDTVVVFDRVRENLRKYKSRPLKEVLNMSINETLSRTFMTSFTTLLALIALFVLGGDVIRGFVFAMIWGVIVGTYSSIFVATAALLYFGVTRDFSKPDANSGNQFANIDA; encoded by the coding sequence ATGCGCTTTAGACTTGTCAAACAGAACACTAATTTCGATTTCTTCACCCGTTGGAAGCTGTGGCTGGGTATCTCTGGTCTTATGATGGTTGTGGCCTTTGCATCTTTTCTGATTCAGGGACTTAACTTCGGTATCGACTTCAGGGGCGGCACAACAATCCGCACCGAGAGCCCGCGCCCCGTAATCATATCAGAATACCGCGATGCGATGACAACGCTGGATCTGGGCGATATCACTATCACGGAAGTGTTCGATCCCTCGTTCGGCCCTGATCAGAACGTAGCAATGGTTCGGATTCAGGCACAAGACGAGCAAGAGGCCGTCACCGCAGAATTGATTCAAGCGGTCGAGGGCGCGCTGAAGGAAGTGCGTCCCGACATCAAGTTCATCTCGGTGGAATCGGTGGGGCCAAAAGTTTCGGGTGAGTTGATTAATACTGCGATTATCGCAATTATATTAGCGATGGGGGCGGTTCTGATCTACATCTGGCTCCGGTTCGAATGGCAGTTTGCTGCAGGTGCCGTTCTGGCGCTTGTCCATGATGTGGTGCTTACCATAGGTGTCTTCTCGGAGGTTCAAATCCGGTTTGATCTCGCGATTATTGCAGCGCTGCTCACGATCGTGGGGTATTCTCTGAACGACACAGTGGTGGTGTTTGACCGTGTGCGCGAGAACCTGCGCAAATACAAAAGCAGGCCCCTCAAGGAAGTGTTGAACATGTCCATCAACGAGACGTTGAGCCGGACCTTCATGACTTCTTTCACCACGCTTCTGGCGCTGATTGCGTTATTTGTATTGGGTGGTGACGTTATCCGCGGATTCGTTTTCGCGATGATCTGGGGCGTGATTGTCGGTACATATTCATCGATTTTCGTGGCCACGGCAGCGCTTCTTTATTTCGGGGTGACACGCGACTTCTCCAAGCCTGACGCGAACTCCGGGAATCAATTCGCAAACATTGATGCCTGA
- a CDS encoding sulfite exporter TauE/SafE family protein, with product MPEILTSALATQGLVWLVVAVFIAGLVRGFAGFGSAMIIMPVASTVLPPVEAVTFLICAELIGPLPNARAAWRDGEPREVGLLVLGALLALPLGLWALTSMDPAAFGWVVSISVFALLALTIAGWRLKGALTQRLVVAAGAAGGFMTGFAGIPGPPVIMLYMASTLPAAVIRANFLLYLVALDLLLFPILWAFGLMNWSIAFLGVLVGVPNLIANIIGARLFDPSAERLFRNVAYIVIAVSAIVGLPLWKG from the coding sequence ATGCCTGAAATCCTGACCTCGGCCCTCGCAACGCAAGGGCTGGTCTGGTTGGTCGTCGCAGTATTTATCGCGGGCTTGGTGCGCGGATTTGCGGGCTTTGGATCCGCGATGATTATCATGCCGGTTGCAAGCACGGTTTTGCCGCCTGTTGAAGCCGTGACATTCCTTATTTGTGCCGAATTAATTGGGCCCTTGCCCAATGCACGCGCCGCATGGCGTGACGGTGAGCCACGGGAGGTGGGTCTGCTTGTCCTCGGTGCGCTTCTCGCCCTACCGCTGGGCCTATGGGCATTGACCAGCATGGATCCGGCCGCCTTTGGCTGGGTCGTCTCGATATCCGTCTTTGCCCTACTGGCGCTCACGATCGCAGGCTGGCGGCTGAAAGGGGCGCTGACTCAGCGTTTGGTGGTGGCGGCAGGTGCGGCCGGCGGTTTCATGACAGGTTTTGCAGGCATTCCCGGACCGCCGGTGATCATGCTCTACATGGCCAGCACACTGCCCGCTGCTGTGATCCGCGCCAATTTTCTGCTTTATCTCGTCGCGCTTGATCTACTACTTTTTCCGATTCTTTGGGCCTTCGGGCTAATGAACTGGTCGATTGCATTTCTCGGTGTTCTTGTCGGTGTGCCGAACCTCATTGCGAATATTATCGGGGCGCGTCTTTTTGACCCCTCTGCCGAGCGT
- the secD gene encoding protein translocase subunit SecD yields MLQISIWKRIAIWLTCAVGLMLAAPNGFYTVVEGHNDAVKEIELSGATPELEAQRALWPDFMPNNLVNLGLDLRGGAHLLAEVRVEDVYTARLEAMWPEVRDAVRRISPVNLQQSGPAELKVRLTDPTKMAEAMTIVRGLGRPVQTLTGAGANDIEVSGDSGVITVVLSEAERSATDERTMQQSLEIIRRRIDEVGTREPTIQRQGADRILIQVPGIGSAAELKAIIGTTAQLTFNPVVRRTTDAAERPGIGNELVPSLDETGLFYVIESAPVVTGEELVDAQPSFDQNGGPAVSFRFNTSGARKFGDYTAENIGSPFAIVLDDEVVSAPTIQSHIPGGSGIITGNFGVEESTRLAVLLRAGALPAQLDFLEERTIGPELGQDSIDAGKVATIVAFSLVLFFMFAAYGLFGIFANIALIINVGLLFGLLSLVGATLTLPGIAGIVLTVGMAVDANVLIFERIREELLTSKGPARAIELGYEKALSAILDANITTFITAVILFAMGSGPVRGFAITLGLGILTSVFTAIYVTRLMVVIWYERRRPKTIEI; encoded by the coding sequence ATGCTCCAGATATCCATATGGAAACGCATCGCCATCTGGCTGACGTGTGCGGTCGGCCTCATGCTGGCAGCGCCCAACGGGTTTTACACCGTTGTTGAAGGGCACAATGATGCGGTCAAAGAGATTGAGCTGTCGGGTGCCACACCCGAACTTGAAGCACAGCGCGCTTTATGGCCTGATTTCATGCCGAACAACCTTGTTAATCTGGGCCTCGATCTGCGCGGCGGTGCACATCTGCTTGCCGAGGTGCGTGTCGAGGACGTCTATACCGCCCGCCTTGAGGCGATGTGGCCTGAGGTGCGCGATGCGGTGCGTCGGATTTCTCCCGTAAATCTGCAACAGTCCGGCCCCGCAGAGTTGAAGGTCCGCCTGACAGATCCCACTAAAATGGCCGAAGCAATGACGATCGTGCGCGGTCTTGGCCGTCCGGTACAAACGCTCACCGGCGCTGGCGCCAATGATATCGAAGTCAGCGGCGATAGTGGTGTGATCACCGTGGTCCTGTCCGAGGCCGAACGGAGTGCGACCGACGAGCGCACAATGCAGCAATCGCTTGAGATTATTCGCCGCCGGATCGACGAGGTCGGCACCCGCGAACCTACGATCCAGCGACAGGGCGCCGACCGGATTCTCATTCAGGTGCCCGGTATCGGCTCTGCCGCCGAGCTGAAAGCAATCATCGGCACGACTGCGCAGCTTACCTTTAACCCTGTTGTTCGCCGCACCACCGACGCCGCCGAACGTCCAGGAATCGGCAATGAGCTTGTCCCCTCGCTTGATGAAACAGGGCTTTTCTATGTGATCGAAAGCGCGCCGGTTGTGACGGGCGAGGAACTGGTCGACGCGCAGCCCAGCTTTGACCAGAATGGCGGCCCCGCCGTCAGTTTCCGGTTCAACACCAGCGGCGCGCGTAAATTCGGCGACTATACCGCCGAGAACATCGGCTCTCCTTTTGCGATCGTCCTGGACGACGAAGTAGTGAGCGCGCCAACAATCCAGAGCCATATTCCGGGCGGTTCGGGGATCATTACCGGAAATTTCGGGGTGGAGGAATCTACCCGCTTGGCGGTGCTGCTGCGGGCAGGGGCACTTCCGGCACAACTCGATTTTCTGGAAGAGCGCACAATTGGACCCGAGTTGGGGCAAGACAGCATTGACGCTGGTAAGGTCGCCACCATCGTAGCCTTCTCGCTGGTGTTGTTTTTCATGTTTGCCGCCTACGGCCTGTTTGGCATTTTCGCGAACATCGCCCTGATCATCAACGTAGGACTTTTGTTTGGTCTTCTGAGCCTAGTCGGGGCCACGCTGACGCTGCCGGGAATTGCGGGCATCGTCCTGACGGTGGGTATGGCAGTGGACGCAAACGTGCTGATATTCGAGCGTATCCGAGAAGAGTTGCTGACCTCTAAGGGGCCAGCACGGGCAATCGAGCTCGGCTATGAAAAAGCACTGAGCGCCATTCTGGATGCAAACATCACCACATTCATTACTGCGGTGATTCTGTTTGCCATGGGGTCTGGCCCGGTGCGCGGCTTCGCGATTACGCTGGGCTTGGGTATTCTAACGTCGGTGTTCACGGCGATCTACGTAACGCGTCTGATGGTGGTCATCTGGTACGAACGCCGCCGTCCCAAAACGATAGAGATCTGA
- a CDS encoding PQQ-like beta-propeller repeat protein codes for MTDTSNPMLPSVRRAQRHVTMGLLGAAAFLAACSEPDVILPGQRENIRSVLQDQSQFEEEQAAFTGNTSRAISLPAAQANADWSQTAGSPANRISHPALGGALTLAWAADIGEGDSRKHRITADPVVAGGRIFTLDAQSIVTATSSTGATLWQIDLRPARDQAGDATGGGLVVSGDTVYVSIGFGVLAAVDTATGAVRWTQQLDASGSGTPTVAGDLVYVTAGDNTGWAVNRADGAVEWQIGSTGDTNNVLGAPAPAVTEDLAIFAFGSGEVQAVFRRGGLNRWDASVLGKRPGRAMSNVSDVTSAPVVSGDRVYVGNQSGRIAALDLASGSRLWSASDGAIGPVWPVGGSLFAVTDLNELVRLDAADGSKIWGVELPNFVQRKPKKQSRVVAHYGPILAGGRVIIASGDGVLRSYDPSNGALVATAEIPGGATSAPVVAGRVLYVVSKNGRLLAYR; via the coding sequence ATGACAGATACTTCAAATCCGATGCTTCCCTCCGTTCGCAGGGCACAACGCCATGTGACGATGGGCCTTCTTGGCGCAGCTGCGTTTTTGGCAGCCTGCTCCGAGCCTGATGTAATTCTCCCCGGCCAGCGCGAAAATATCCGCTCCGTTCTACAGGATCAAAGCCAGTTCGAAGAAGAGCAGGCTGCCTTTACAGGCAATACATCGCGTGCGATCTCGCTGCCCGCAGCGCAGGCAAACGCCGATTGGTCCCAGACTGCAGGTAGCCCCGCAAACCGGATCAGTCATCCTGCATTGGGTGGCGCGCTGACCCTTGCATGGGCCGCCGACATCGGCGAGGGCGATAGCCGCAAGCACCGCATAACTGCGGATCCTGTCGTGGCGGGAGGGCGTATTTTCACACTCGATGCACAGTCGATTGTGACCGCTACCTCGTCCACAGGCGCGACACTGTGGCAAATCGATCTGCGTCCCGCGCGCGATCAGGCTGGCGACGCGACGGGTGGCGGGCTCGTGGTATCCGGCGACACAGTTTATGTTTCGATAGGTTTTGGCGTCCTTGCCGCGGTGGACACAGCGACAGGTGCAGTGCGCTGGACACAACAACTTGATGCGAGCGGCTCTGGCACACCTACAGTAGCGGGCGATTTGGTTTACGTGACTGCGGGTGACAACACCGGCTGGGCCGTAAATCGCGCTGATGGCGCAGTAGAGTGGCAGATCGGCTCAACGGGCGACACGAACAACGTATTGGGCGCACCCGCGCCTGCGGTCACGGAAGATCTGGCGATTTTCGCCTTCGGATCAGGCGAAGTTCAGGCGGTGTTCCGCCGCGGTGGTTTGAACCGCTGGGATGCATCAGTGTTGGGCAAACGCCCAGGGCGCGCCATGAGTAACGTGTCCGACGTGACCTCCGCACCTGTCGTTTCTGGTGACCGCGTTTATGTCGGCAACCAGTCGGGTCGTATTGCCGCGCTCGATCTGGCATCAGGTTCGCGGCTGTGGTCTGCCAGCGATGGTGCGATCGGTCCCGTATGGCCAGTAGGGGGCAGCCTGTTTGCAGTTACCGACCTGAACGAGCTGGTGCGCCTTGATGCGGCTGATGGTTCCAAAATATGGGGTGTCGAACTGCCCAATTTTGTCCAACGCAAACCCAAAAAGCAAAGCCGCGTTGTCGCCCATTATGGGCCGATCCTCGCTGGAGGCCGTGTGATAATTGCCTCAGGAGACGGGGTTTTGCGCAGCTACGACCCGAGCAATGGTGCGCTTGTTGCGACAGCAGAAATTCCGGGCGGTGCCACGTCGGCGCCAGTGGTTGCGGGTCGTGTGCTTTATGTGGTGTCCAAAAACGGCCGGTTGCTCGCCTACCGCTGA